The following are encoded together in the Babylonia areolata isolate BAREFJ2019XMU chromosome 18, ASM4173473v1, whole genome shotgun sequence genome:
- the LOC143292979 gene encoding uncharacterized protein LOC143292979, whose product MSTKASLNESSGEKNRKGNWTHEETMALLEKILENKRVIISSLSPDITAKKKAEAWEAIASSVSEASISFHGRTTKEVREKFHGLKKKYRKRQQQRNQTGAGAVPPDTYDHLIEMIIGKDSHLIDGLKKNDVGEVIFFHNAESTSLLAVAPSTTACQNEEATGDVGETFVNGATHQLAVATSTAACQNDKSAGKSDAVHRLPATDTSTCTGVTGSLEEPSFCTLPFSGAVPADGTSYIVVDTVNVEMPPVVAESVQCPDRPVMPLPSSPLHCSSATKKRRAESKRMEVNKRRKLNDSAERSAIIEYYQMQIEKEKGVEEREIRKEEREAERQRQREEWEVERERQREEWEVERERQREERANDRHHQLMEMGARILAACTEILKQNVLK is encoded by the exons ATGTCGACCAAAGCATCACTGAACGAGTCGAGTGGAGAGAAGAATAGGAAAGGAAATTGGACCCACGAGGAAACTATGGCACTGCTAGAGAAAATCCTCGAAAATAAACGCGTAATTATTTCATCGCTTTCTCCGGACATTACGGCAAAAAAGAAAGCCGAAGCGTGGGAAGCGATCGCGAGCAGTGTCAGCGAGGCGTCGATCAGTTTCCATGGTCGAACCACAAAAGAGGTGCGTGAGAAATTtcacgggttaaaaaaaaaatatcgaaagCGTCAACAGCAAAGAAATCAAACTGGAGCAGGAGCAGTACCCCCAGACACCTACGATCATCTCATCGAGATGATTATTGGGAAGGATTCCCATTTGATTGACGGACTCAAAAAAA ATGATGTTGGTGAGGTCATTTTCTTCCACAACGCTGAGTCAACATCTCTGTTGGCAGTGGCACCCTCTACAACTGCATGCCAGAATGAAGAAGCCACAG gggATGTCGGCGAGACTTTTGTCAATGGAGCAACACATCAGTTGGCAGTGGCAACTTCTACAGCAGCCTGCCAGAATGACAAATCCGCAG GAAAAAGTGATGCAGTGCATCGGCTTCCAGCAACTGACACTTCTACATGTACTGGGGTCACTGGCAGCCTTGAAGAACCTTCATTCTGCACACTCCCCTTCTCAG GTGCTGTTCCTGCTGATGGTACCTCGTACATCGTCGTTGACACGGTGAACGTTGAGATGCCTCCAGTTGTTGCAGAGAGTGTGCAGTGCCCAGACAGGCCTGTGATGCCTCTGCCATCATCTCCGCTGCACTGCTCATCTGCCACCAAGAAACGCCGGGCTGAAAGCAAGCGAATGGAAGTGAACAAAAGGAGAAAACTAAATGATTCAGCAGAAAGATCTGCTATCATAGAATATTATCAAATGcagattgaaaaagaaaagggggtagaagaaagggaaatacgaaaagaagaaagagaagcagagagacaaagacaaagagaagaatgggaagtggagagggaaagacaaagggaagaatgggaagtggagagggaaagacaaagggaagaaagagcaaatgacagacatcatcagctgATGGAAATGGGTGCTAGAATTCTTGCTGCTTGCACTGAAATACTAAAACAGAATGTTCTGAAGTGa